The proteins below come from a single Chryseobacterium capnotolerans genomic window:
- a CDS encoding DEAD/DEAH box helicase, which yields MTAFNLLSEPIRKYIRDKKWESLRNIQEAAIQRIMATDHNYVLISRTASGKTEAAFLPILSKVNFKEPGVKVLYISPLIALINDQFVRVEGLCEYLDVTVTKWHGEAAKGAKDRLLKNPEGIVLITPESLEAMFVNKPYNVKHLFSTLDYIVIDEIHSFLGSDRGTHLQSLLNRLQKINITKFSIIGLSATVSDANQYIELKNFLGDTDHTKIIRDITPKPIHTVFRYFAASVEELPLSLLKDIYVRTRESKVLIFPNARGRVEEVAVKLKQISERVGGHKNYFSHHSSVDKEVREYVEFFAKNSTLQNFCISCTSTLELGIDIGHVDEVVQIDATHSIASLIQRVGRSGRREGRASNLFLYATDPWSLLQSLACWLLYQEQYIEPIAVSKKPYDVLVHQILSIVKGSSGISLSQLMEEVITNSTFSTIKTEEIEEIVNHLVSIEFLEKLGRELIIGIEGEEMVNSREFYSLFETPVFFKVSSNGIKIGELPLSPQIRINENIYLSAKIWSIIDVDFKTNKIEVVPAKDGKRPTFFGEAADTAYRIREKMLEIVISKEKYEFLDETGSEAIEELRKEFSVFMIIDTKNERPLLTSNNNLKFYSFTSSRINRTLRFMLDTLKIDTILHDKESLFEIADHSGSELITSLKNIDKEQNIDQMLIELLENMPGIIDFSKWGKYLPIHYQTALLKEKYFDFEGCYTYLENLRVVENQPQ from the coding sequence ATGACAGCATTCAACCTGCTTTCTGAGCCTATCAGAAAATACATCCGTGATAAGAAATGGGAAAGCCTGAGAAATATTCAGGAAGCTGCCATTCAAAGAATTATGGCTACGGATCACAATTATGTTTTAATATCCAGAACCGCTTCAGGGAAAACTGAGGCTGCCTTCCTTCCTATTTTGTCAAAAGTAAATTTTAAGGAACCGGGAGTAAAAGTTCTTTATATTTCTCCATTAATTGCACTGATCAATGATCAGTTTGTACGGGTGGAAGGTCTTTGTGAGTATCTGGATGTAACGGTAACAAAATGGCACGGAGAGGCGGCAAAAGGTGCTAAAGACAGATTGTTAAAAAATCCGGAGGGTATTGTTCTCATTACTCCTGAATCTCTGGAAGCCATGTTTGTGAATAAACCTTACAACGTAAAGCACTTGTTTTCAACCCTGGATTATATTGTTATTGATGAAATTCACTCATTCCTGGGATCAGATCGGGGAACTCATTTGCAGTCTTTATTGAATCGGCTTCAAAAAATCAATATTACAAAATTCAGTATCATAGGACTTTCTGCTACAGTAAGTGATGCTAACCAATATATTGAGCTTAAAAATTTTCTTGGTGATACAGATCATACCAAAATTATCAGGGATATAACCCCTAAACCAATACATACGGTTTTCCGATACTTTGCCGCTTCTGTAGAAGAATTACCATTATCCTTGTTGAAAGATATCTATGTAAGAACAAGGGAAAGTAAGGTACTTATATTCCCCAATGCAAGAGGAAGAGTAGAAGAAGTTGCTGTAAAGCTTAAGCAAATCTCAGAAAGAGTAGGCGGCCATAAAAACTATTTTTCGCATCATTCTTCTGTGGATAAAGAAGTCCGCGAATATGTAGAGTTTTTTGCTAAAAATTCCACTCTTCAGAACTTTTGTATCTCTTGTACTTCAACCCTGGAATTGGGAATTGATATTGGTCATGTAGATGAAGTAGTACAGATTGATGCTACTCACAGTATTGCCTCTCTTATCCAAAGAGTAGGAAGAAGCGGAAGACGGGAAGGCAGAGCAAGTAATCTGTTTTTATATGCCACAGACCCCTGGAGCTTATTACAATCTCTGGCCTGCTGGCTCCTTTATCAGGAACAGTATATAGAACCTATCGCTGTAAGTAAAAAACCTTATGATGTCTTGGTACATCAGATCTTATCCATTGTAAAAGGTTCGTCGGGAATTTCCTTATCTCAACTGATGGAGGAAGTAATCACTAATTCTACTTTCTCAACTATTAAAACAGAAGAGATAGAAGAGATTGTCAATCATCTTGTCAGCATTGAATTTTTAGAAAAGCTGGGAAGGGAGCTGATTATTGGAATAGAAGGAGAGGAGATGGTGAACAGCAGAGAATTTTACAGCCTTTTTGAAACTCCGGTTTTTTTCAAAGTTTCCAGTAATGGTATTAAAATTGGGGAGCTGCCTCTGTCTCCTCAAATAAGAATAAATGAAAATATTTATTTGTCTGCAAAAATATGGAGCATCATTGATGTTGATTTTAAAACAAACAAAATAGAAGTAGTCCCTGCCAAAGATGGGAAAAGGCCCACTTTCTTTGGAGAAGCTGCCGATACAGCTTATCGCATCAGGGAAAAAATGCTGGAAATAGTTATTTCAAAAGAAAAGTATGAATTTTTGGATGAAACAGGTAGTGAGGCAATCGAAGAATTAAGAAAAGAGTTCTCTGTATTTATGATCATTGATACTAAAAATGAAAGGCCTTTACTGACCAGTAATAACAATCTAAAATTCTATTCTTTTACCAGCTCAAGAATCAACAGAACTTTACGCTTTATGCTGGATACGTTGAAAATTGATACTATTCTTCACGATAAGGAAAGTCTTTTTGAAATAGCAGATCATAGTGGAAGTGAACTGATAACAAGCTTAAAAAATATTGACAAAGAGCAGAATATTGATCAGATGTTAATTGAATTATTGGAAAATATGCCGGGAATCATTGATTTTTCAAAATGGGGAAAATACTTACCCATTCACTATCAGACAGCATTGTTAAAAGAAAAATATTTTGATTTTGAAGGATGTTATACTTATCTCGAAAATCTGAGGGTTGTAGAAAATCAACCACAATGA